The sequence below is a genomic window from Melioribacteraceae bacterium.
TTTCTTTCAACAACGAAATGTTTAAGATTTGTTTCAGAAGAGGTTTGCCAGCTTAGAATTACATTCCCATTCTGGCTTTTTGCAGTAAAACTAACAAGCTGCACTCCGGCATAGAGCACCGTTAGTGTAACCAGGAACAATATGAGTAATTTGGATTTCATGTTCAATTTTCAAGTCAAATATATTCTTAAACGATAACTTTGTCAAGTTTTTTTATCACAGATCAGACTTTCTGGTACCTCTCCCAATTTCCGAACTTATATTTGATAAAAATGATCAAAGCATACAGAACAACATAAAAAGGAAGAGCGGACCAGGCACCCACAAGACCAAATTCAAGAACAACTCCGAGCAGGTAGGCTATCGGAACAAAAACAAACCAATTGGCAACTACTTCTGCTATCATAACAAAAAGGGTTTTTCCTACGGCCTGCAGACCGTTTGCAAGTACAACACCAACCGAGTAGAAAATCTGTCCTAATGCTGCAATCCTCAGAGCAGGTACAGCGGTTTCAATTACCTGGGAATCATTTGTAGTAAGAATAAGTATGCCTCTTGGAAACAGGAAGAAAACAATTCCTAAAGCGATTGTATAAACAGATGCAATTTTACTAGTCTCGAAGCCGTACCTTTTGGCAAGTTGAAGATCCCCGCTTCCAACAGTATTTCCTACAATTGTCTGAACGGCAATCCCGAATCCGAAACAGGGCAACAATGAGATTAGGAGAGCGGAAAAGACAACATTACTTGCAGCCTGCTCCATAATCCCAATTAATCCGGTAATTGCAATAAAACTTAAAAATCCGATCAGAATAAAAATATTTTGAAGAGAAACCGGGAGTGAAATTTTAATTATCCTTTGAGCAATTCCTTTAATGAATCTGAAATTATGGAAGTAATTGAATTTATTTTTATAGGAAGGTAAAAGTGATACGCCGAAGTAGAAAAAAGCATCGCAAATTGTAGCGATTGTGGAACCCAACCCTGCACCGGCGAGACCCATCCCCTCGATTTCAAATGCACCGTAAATAAAGATATAATTGAATATAATGTTAAGAAGATTGGCCAGGACACCTGAATACATGAAAATTTTGGTTTTTCCGATCCCGAAAAAGAATCCCCTATAAGAAACTGTAATGAGAAAGAACGGAATCCCCATAAAACGGTAATACAGATAGTCCCCTGCCAGAAGTCCGACTTTTTTATCAGCGGCAAAGAAACCTGCTATATCGCGTGAGAAAAAGACCACAAGACAAGCAACTACGATCCCAATAAGAAATGAGAGAATAATTGCAGTATTAAGAACTTCACCGCATCCTTTATCATTTTTTTCACCGAAACTCCGTGCAATTAAGACATGTGTGCCGGTAGCGAGGCTTGAAAAAAGGCTTACGACCGCCCATGTAGCAAAAACACCAATTCCCATTGCCGCCAGATTATATTCAGCATCCGAAAGGCGTCCGACCATAGCGGTATCTACCAGGCTTACTATCATTTGAGTAGCTAATCCGGCAATTGCAGGAAGTGCAATTTTGAGGATATAAGTGTGGTCTTTTGTAAATGAGAAGAATTTCATACCCAATAAAAATATCCAATTTAATTCTACCATAAAAGTAAAAATTATTTAACCTGTCCGGGAGAGTAAGTAAATCCAGCATGAAATATTAACTATTTAGATAAAATTTGCTATTTTGCGTCGTGTATCTGATTTATTGATTAAAAGGGATCAACCTTATGACCAAACAGGAAGAAATTAGATACCTGATTCATACACTCGGTATCAAGTTAGGAATAATCGCTGAGAAACTAGGTATTAAGGTACAAACCCTTTCATATCTTATTAATGAATCACCTCAATTTGACGATGACCTGTATAAAAAAATAAAAGAAATTATTGATGACTATCAGTTTGAATTAAATTTATTCGAAGGAGAATACAACGAATCGCTCGATCTTTTTACAAGCGAAGAGGCAATGCATCTTGGTATTGGCGAAAGATTAAGATTATTTGCAAAGAGAAAATACGGGACGTTAAAAAAGTTGGCAGAGGCGATGAAAATTTCGCCGCAGCAGCTTCAGCAGTATATTAGCGGGAAAAGAGAACCCGGTTCTAAGATTCTTACACGCCTGTTACGACTCGGATGCGATGTAAACTGGCTGCTCGGAGGCAAAGAGGCATTGGAATCGTACAAAATCTACAGACTTGAGAGCGAATTGAGAAGATTGCAGCAGAGTTTCAATCAGATTAATTCTGTAATCCAAAAGGTAGAGAGCGGACATTAACAAAAAGTTTGACAAAAGTTTATCCTCTGTTTACCTTTGCATTAGTTCTTTTAATTCTCAATCAGTAATTTTCAATTCAAAATTTAGGATGGGGCTATAGCTCAGCTGGGAGAGCGCTTGAATGGCATTCAAGAGGTCAGCGGTTCGATCCCGCTTAGCTCCACACGAAAACCTTGATTATAATAAATAATCAAGGTTTTTTTATTTTATGAAATCCTGGCAAAACCTAAAATTGGTGTAAAATGGTGTCGTCTGGTGCAGAAAAAGACACAAAAAAGACACAGTGAAATTAAAAATTAATTGATTCAGATTTATATGAAACTGCTACAAATACCTTCACAATCAACTAAAGAAAAACTCAAATTATTTATGTAGCTTTATGTTGAAACATAATTGTGAAAAATGATCATTTCAGTAAAAAAGCCGAAATCAAAACCTCGAAAAACTTGTCCTAAGTGCGGAGGTAAATCGATTGCCAAAATAATTTGGGGATTAGTAATGCTAGATCCAAAAAAAGAGAATGAGAATGAAAATGATGATGATAACGTACACTATGGTGGTTGTGATGTACCAATAGATGAAAATGGCAAAGCTCCAAAATACCACTGCAATGATTGTGAATACGAATGGTAAATAAACAAACCGCCGGAGTTATCCGGCGGTTATGTTATGGAAGAAATTATTAAGCTGCAGCGACTTGGTTGTAACCCTCAATATATTCAGTTACGCTGCATATATTAGATTATTCCTTAATTATTATTAAGGAAATAAAATATTGCGAAATCTTGCAATACAGAATATTACTTAAGTAGAATCATCTTCTTTACCTGAGTAAATGGTTTTTCACCATTTTGTGGAATAGCCTCAATTTTATATAAATATAATCCTGAGGATAATTTACTTGCGTCCCAGTTAACTTTATAGTTTCCTGACGGTTTAATATCATCAACTAAATTTACCAGAATCTCTCCTAAAATATTATAAACAGAAATCCTGACTCTACTTTCAACGGGTAAAGCATAACTGATTGACGTTGCAGGATTAAATGGGTTAGGATAATTCTGGCCCAGTAAAAAATTACTCGGGATAAATTTATCCGGATTATTAAAATCAATTGAAGTTGGTTCGGGTTTACATTTACCAAAAGTATCAGCATACCATAGTGAAAATATTTCTGATTGATCAAGAGCACGGTTGAATATTTCGAGTTCATCAATTGCTATTTCACCCCAACCATATTGTGCAGGCAATCCACATATTGCTCCCCCACTTGGGCTGGGTATTCCACCGAGAATAAGTTCTGCTGAATTACTTGTATTATTAATCTGGCTATTTGTAGAAGCTGTTAAAACACCGTTAATATATAATTCAAAAGTATTAGGCGTACCGCCTTTTCTAACAGCTGCAATATGCTGCCATTGTGAATATGTTATTGGTGTAGATATAACGGAAGTGGAAGTACCATCCATTACAACAAAGTGCAAGTTGCCGCCTTGTATATAGAGTCTATAACCGGTACATACAGGAGTGGTTAATTCCACTTTTTGAACGATTGGTTCAACCCTAAAAGAATTTACGACAACCGGGTAAACCCAAGCATCGATTGTAAAATCCCCAGCACCGAAATTTAAAGTTGGACTGTCCGGAACTTTGATATATTTAAGAACTGCGGAGTTAACAAAAAACAAAGAGCCGTCGACTTTAGCCTGAGGATTTAAGAATTGCAAAGTACTTCCGGGTACTGCACCAGCCACAGGCGACCCAATTGTACCAATAGCACCCGGGAAAGGCGTTCCGTTATTGTTTCCTTTAATATCTAAAACAACTGTAGCTCCTAATGTTTCATCCATTGGCCACCAAGCAACCATACCGGCAGGTGGTTCTACGCAATCAGCTGCTCCAATTAATTTATTGCCAAAATCGATATTGGCAACATTCTGCCCTGAAGATAAGGTGACTGAATGAGTTCCAGGGGAAGGCGGATAAGTTTGCTGCCAGTTATTTTGATTTGTTTCTGAAACGGAATAATTGCCAGCTGACAGATTTGTGAAACTATATTCACCATTAGCATCGGTCATATCTGATTGATTAGAAGAGCCGGATAATTTAATTTCCCAATTTTCCAACCCCGGTTCACCATTATCTCTAATACCATTACCATTAAGATCATTAAATTTTATTCCGCCTATTGATCCGACTAAGGGCAGCTGTCTATTTCCAAAATTAATATTATTTATTGCCTGATTAGTTCCGACAGTTACAGTCTTACTGCTTCCTGTTTGGCCTGCTATCCAGCCGGATTGACTTGTTTCTGTTAAAGTGTATGTGCCTGGAAGAAGTCCTGTAAATAAATAACTTCCATTTGCATCTGTTGTTGAAGTTATTGGGGATATACCAGATCCAGTTAAGGTGATTACCCACCCAGCTAAAGCCTGTTCGTATGATTCTTTTATGCCGTTATTATTTAAGTCATTGAATTTATATCCTGTTATAGAGGAGTTAGGAGGATTGCAGCAAAGAGTTTCCAAAAGCGAAGAGTTACCCCCTGTTACAGTTCCCTGGATATTGAAACCCATAGCTGAACCTGAATTGTCGTTACGAATCTCTACTCTGATATAATAAGTTCCGGGAGCGACATTATTAACAACCTGAAGGAAGTTTGTAGGCACTGTGAAATTAGATGTTATCGATGAGTTAAGTGCACCGAGATTGCTTATTAAATTACCATTGGAATCAACAAAGTTTAAAACGATTCTATTATCAACAAGTACATTAAGGTTAAAAGTAAGATTAGTTGTATCACTAACGCAGATACTTTTTTGAAAAACATACGGAGGACTAGGTTCATCTATATTTCTAGCGTTTGCACCTGATGACTGAAATGCAGAAATCCATCTGCTACCTGATTGATTAATCCAGGCAGGATGTTTAGTAATTACCCAGGCAGGACCATTCAGATTTACATTACCATTATCCGTTGGCGCACTAATTAAAGTCCAGAATACATCCTGATCTGTTGCCGGATTGTTAGCAAAATAATTTGAATTGTTATTATGATTCCACCCTGTACTTACATTAATAGAATCAACCGCGCAAGAATCTGCGGTCGAAGTTTCCTGGGTAGTTCCTTCTATCAAAACATTGCTGTGAATCGCGAATGTTGGGGTTCCGGCAATACCGCCATTGGGCGAATATGGAAAAATTCTAAGTGAGAATGTTTGATTATTCAGAATTGTAACATTCAATGACTGTGAAAACGTTTGGACTACAGTATTCTTATAGACAATA
It includes:
- a CDS encoding helix-turn-helix transcriptional regulator yields the protein MTKQEEIRYLIHTLGIKLGIIAEKLGIKVQTLSYLINESPQFDDDLYKKIKEIIDDYQFELNLFEGEYNESLDLFTSEEAMHLGIGERLRLFAKRKYGTLKKLAEAMKISPQQLQQYISGKREPGSKILTRLLRLGCDVNWLLGGKEALESYKIYRLESELRRLQQSFNQINSVIQKVESGH
- a CDS encoding SdrD B-like domain-containing protein; translated protein: MKIKFLFILFITFLLSNNHISAQSASVLWPLTVDQNPNNPSGNIQANAEIIGAGPAPSMTVFAYNNGQRLWVGNSGWSAGSLEQTRFIQFDASPASGYDFTVSNVSFNYGDFPLATDFNILNAQVFISTDGWQTSTSIGSVIVYKNTVVQTFSQSLNVTILNNQTFSLRIFPYSPNGGIAGTPTFAIHSNVLIEGTTQETSTADSCAVDSINVSTGWNHNNNSNYFANNPATDQDVFWTLISAPTDNGNVNLNGPAWVITKHPAWINQSGSRWISAFQSSGANARNIDEPSPPYVFQKSICVSDTTNLTFNLNVLVDNRIVLNFVDSNGNLISNLGALNSSITSNFTVPTNFLQVVNNVAPGTYYIRVEIRNDNSGSAMGFNIQGTVTGGNSSLLETLCCNPPNSSITGYKFNDLNNNGIKESYEQALAGWVITLTGSGISPITSTTDANGSYLFTGLLPGTYTLTETSQSGWIAGQTGSSKTVTVGTNQAINNINFGNRQLPLVGSIGGIKFNDLNGNGIRDNGEPGLENWEIKLSGSSNQSDMTDANGEYSFTNLSAGNYSVSETNQNNWQQTYPPSPGTHSVTLSSGQNVANIDFGNKLIGAADCVEPPAGMVAWWPMDETLGATVVLDIKGNNNGTPFPGAIGTIGSPVAGAVPGSTLQFLNPQAKVDGSLFFVNSAVLKYIKVPDSPTLNFGAGDFTIDAWVYPVVVNSFRVEPIVQKVELTTPVCTGYRLYIQGGNLHFVVMDGTSTSVISTPITYSQWQHIAAVRKGGTPNTFELYINGVLTASTNSQINNTSNSAELILGGIPSPSGGAICGLPAQYGWGEIAIDELEIFNRALDQSEIFSLWYADTFGKCKPEPTSIDFNNPDKFIPSNFLLGQNYPNPFNPATSISYALPVESRVRISVYNILGEILVNLVDDIKPSGNYKVNWDASKLSSGLYLYKIEAIPQNGEKPFTQVKKMILLK
- a CDS encoding MATE family efflux transporter translates to MKFFSFTKDHTYILKIALPAIAGLATQMIVSLVDTAMVGRLSDAEYNLAAMGIGVFATWAVVSLFSSLATGTHVLIARSFGEKNDKGCGEVLNTAIILSFLIGIVVACLVVFFSRDIAGFFAADKKVGLLAGDYLYYRFMGIPFFLITVSYRGFFFGIGKTKIFMYSGVLANLLNIIFNYIFIYGAFEIEGMGLAGAGLGSTIATICDAFFYFGVSLLPSYKNKFNYFHNFRFIKGIAQRIIKISLPVSLQNIFILIGFLSFIAITGLIGIMEQAASNVVFSALLISLLPCFGFGIAVQTIVGNTVGSGDLQLAKRYGFETSKIASVYTIALGIVFFLFPRGILILTTNDSQVIETAVPALRIAALGQIFYSVGVVLANGLQAVGKTLFVMIAEVVANWFVFVPIAYLLGVVLEFGLVGAWSALPFYVVLYALIIFIKYKFGNWERYQKV